Genomic window (Branchiostoma lanceolatum isolate klBraLanc5 chromosome 13, klBraLanc5.hap2, whole genome shotgun sequence):
GCGGGGGATGGGCTTCTTTACAATATGATAAACTCGAATTCCACAATCTCATACCATCTCCAAATTATTTTAATCTTTtcgactgatgtattatgagtgtttctcattaatcatgcaaataacttcATCATTTTTATAGATTATCAGTTGATCATATAATCTTATCATGTTGATcatgggggtgtccctgtggtgtagtggcctgcgcctttgtctctcaccacatctggttccaattacttggatcagaaggactggggttcaagcccgggtaggacatctctggacaggaggcgcattgagtcataccaaagactttataaaaatggtacatacttgtgaaacagttcatacttgtgaaacagtatggaagttaaacacacttcactgccagtggactagccccctgctacagtgattgcacaacagtgtggcccagggctatgaaacggagatgggcaccgccctatacatcaataatggtgtgggaggattttaactaatcaGTTGATCATATTCTTCACCAAAATAGCAGACGCTGCCTTAAGTATGACAGTGTTATCCTAACAAAGAAGTTTAATGATGTTCATTATGTACCAAACTTCACAGTACACGAATTGAAATAAAACACTTGATCTCAACTTATTTTCATTATACAAAAATGTGTAGTTGCATATGTACAACCGCGATGCTAGTGCAATCAAAGAGCAAATTATAAATTTGCCGTCATTTACAAAGTAGCGTTAGCTCTTGTTTTAAAGTCTCTTGATTTCAAACAGACCGCGCGTATCGAGATAGAGCAAGCAGACGTCATGCTCTATGTAGCTTCAACCtctcccaccgcagctgcatggccgccgtGCTGCTAAGCCTGGTCGTTGTGGGACTTGTTTCCCTGGCTGTTATCAATAGAGAGGTAAACACCCCTGTACCACAAGACCTGCTGTCAATCACTTTTTCTGACACTGATTCtgttgtattcttttgtttGCTCCATTTGTTTCTTATTTATAAGTTAGATATTTTGACAAACGTCACGTTTACGTTTTTTCCGATTGGCTCCATTCGCACCTCAATCGTTCTTTTGTGAACCCAGTAATTACAATGTAAAAATGTTGCTGAAGGTATCTACAATGTCAGTATCTTATATCTACGCATTTATCACAAAAACTTAAGATTTTACAATGTGATACAGGTACGGTAGTCGTCATATTGGCTACGTTTTCTCGAAACTATATTAAAGTCATGGACATGGATTGTTTGCTATAGAGCCGACATGTTAGAAATTAGCAGTAACTCAAGAATAATAGTCAATCTACTACTATACTGTCATCGACAAACAGTCTTATGACACTACTAATAACAATGATTATAACAGTCTCATCTATGAAGGGGTGTTCAGAAATACTGGTATACCTTACATTTTCCTCCTGACCTAAAGCATGTACGTTTACGTTTATAGGAAATATCCCAGTTGTCTACGActtttgacgccttgaagcgccaCCAAGACATGTCCACCTCTGTTGACGCCTTGGAGCATGACCAAGATGACATGCGCAAACTGTCCAACaatgttgacgccttgaaaTGCAACTTGGAAAAGGAGCGAAGCCGAACAAACGGCTTAGAGCAGCGTCTTCGCGAGATTGGTAAACTGCCACGTAAATTGGGTTTCAGTTGTTAGATTGATTTTTTGAGGTTTATTGTTCAAcacaacttttaaaaaacaaatgATCCATGACACTTTCACACTATTTCCTTCAACTGATTTGCCCTTACCATTTTCAATGTCATCCATGTGTATTCATTAGCCTGTCACTGatacaaaacatttttcctTCATCATATATTCATATGTACATATGCATGTTGCAAAATTATATATTATGTCTCATATTGTCTTGTAAGCTATTCTGGTAAAAATAGAACTAGAGAATAGAATTGGAGTTACGGTTTTCTGTATATTCCCGATTTTTTAATATCTAACATGTCTTTTTACTAGCCTCTTGTTTATGTAAAACTTTGTTCTAGAGACCTGCCCCAAAGGTTACACAATGCGGCGTGAAATCTGCTATAAGGCTTACAACACGGAGAGCACGTTTAACGAAGCGGCCGTGACCTGGCgtgaagacggcggcacccttgccatgccccgagacgatGAGACCAACGCCTTTCTTATGTCCTTGTACAAGTCCGTGCACGACAAAGCGTtcttctggttcggcctgcGCGATCAGCGCGAAGAGGGAAACTGGGAATGGGTGGATGGCTCTGCCCTTGGGATGTATAACTCCTGGGCTCCAGGACAACCGAACAATTATGGGGACAACGAAGATTGCGCTTATTACTCCAGATACCCATCCCTGGAGGACACCTGGGCCGCTGCCGATTGCAAAAATCGACTTCGCTTCATATGCCAGGTTGTTCCAGGTACCTCTTATAACCGTACCATTTCCTGAAACCGATCTAGCAATCACAGCTAGAGTATCCACCTGAATTAGCTCGTTACACACAATTGCTCTTTGTATGAACACACGATTCCACATGCCCTCCCTGCGATAATTCTGCTGATTTCTTTCCAGTACGTCCATAGGCGACAGTCGGCACTCTCAACACCACTGTGCACAGCTCTCCGACCATCTGCAATAAAACTAACCAGTAAAACCGTAAAACCTGGAAATACTAGAACAATTGGCCCAAACAGCAGGCTTTTATTTGTATATTCTTATCCGTGTGTTGAGTAGTAAACTAACGCTTACTCTGCCTTAAAATTCACCCGTTCTGCCCCGACATTGTACTTTGACTTTTGACGGTACTGTAAGCTAGTAATCATCGGGAGCTCCCAGAATCACTACGATTCTTGGAGTGCTGCCACCActccccccccaccccccacccacaGCCTATAAGCACAAGCTCGGCTTTGTTTACTACGAGGCAGCAGTTAGCAGGGAGGCCGATTGAAAAGTTTGGCTGTCAGATCAAAAAGCATAGTCTCAGTTTGGCTGCGTATATCGCGATCGGATCAGGCTGTATGTCACCTACTGTCGGTCGAACTGCACCCCAACTTACTGTTTAACTAAAGACACTACTACTGATAGAGACGTCTTTTGAACTACTTTGATGGCTGTCTTAAGTTGAAAATAGT
Coding sequences:
- the LOC136447746 gene encoding alpha-N-acetylgalactosamine-specific lectin-like produces the protein MAAVLLSLVVVGLVSLAVINREEISQLSTTFDALKRHQDMSTSVDALEHDQDDMRKLSNNVDALKCNLEKERSRTNGLEQRLREIETCPKGYTMRREICYKAYNTESTFNEAAVTWREDGGTLAMPRDDETNAFLMSLYKSVHDKAFFWFGLRDQREEGNWEWVDGSALGMYNSWAPGQPNNYGDNEDCAYYSRYPSLEDTWAAADCKNRLRFICQVVPGTSYNRTIS